From bacterium:
AGGGCAGCATCAATGCCTATTCCCTGGCGGCTTCAGTGGCCTTTAGAGACCGGGTTTCTCTGGGATTAAATCTAAACAAGCTGATCGGCAGCAGCCAGGAGACCTGGATAACCGATTTTGATGATGCAGAATATATTGATGCTGAGGATATAATTAAGGTGTATTATTCCTCCGGCCTAAATCTTGAGCTGAGCACCTTGATCCGAATCAGGGATGACCTTAATCTGGCTACGGTTATTGAACTTCCGTCCACCCTTAAGGCCAGAACCAAGGTTAAGAGCCGATTTGAATCCGAGGATAAGTTAGAGGACGAGGCGCCTTACTCTGAAGAGGCTAAGATAGATATGCCTATATCTTATGGCCTTGGGGCGGCCTATCGTCCCGGTGGAAAGAGATTAACGATGGCCCTAGATTTTGATACCACCCTTTGGCCGAGAGTTAAAATAGATGGAGAGAGAAATCCGTATCTTATGGATACCGGCACGCTCTATTTAGGGGCGGAATACGAACTTGGAGGGGGAGGGAGGCATAGTTTTCAGGGAAGTAAATTAAGGCTGGGATACCAGACCGGCACTTGGTATCATACCTATAAGAAGACCCAGACGGTCAAAACAAGGTTCATCACCGCCGGCGCAGGTTTCCTCTTCCGGAGTGGACAGGTGGACTTCTCAGTCGGATTTGGGAGACGGGCAGATGAGTCAAAGGAGATTAAAGAAGATGTGATCCGGTTTTTGGTTTCCTTCAACTTGATTCCGGCAGAAGAATAGAAAGGAGAAAGGAGATGGATAAAAATGTCTAAAAGATACCTTATTATTGGGGCGCTAAGTGGGTTAATGATTTTTACGGTCGGGGCTGTTTCGGCTGAACCAGCGGTTAAGATTGCCTTTGTCGATGTCTCACGGGCCTTTGATGAGTATCCGGCTACTCAGGAAGCCACCAAGAATCTTAATGAAGAATTGGCTGGGCGGAAGTCGACTATTGAGGTAAAGCAGGCTGAAATAGCCGATCTGAAAGAGAAATTACTGGCCGGTCTTCTTTTGAGTGACGCTGAGAAAGAAAGACGGAGAGGAGAAATCGAACGTAAGACTGAGAAATTAAAGCAGTATTTTGAGGAATCACAGAAGTATCTGTCTGAAAAAGAACAAGGTCTAACCAAACGCTTAATGAGCAAGGTATATGAAACGATCAAGGAGGTAGCCGAGGTCAAAAAAATTGACATTGTTCTGGATAAATCCGCCCCTTCTTTTGTTTACGGCAAAAAGGAACTGGATATAACCGAAGAGGTAATCAGCCTGCTTAAAAAGAAGGAATCAGGGGAGGGTAAAGTTAAAAAATGAGTAAGTCTCTGGGAGAGATAGCTGCGGCCGTGGGAGGAAAGGTGGTCGGAGCCTCGGATATATCTATTCTTGGTGTAGCGACTATTGAAGATGCCAAGCCCGGAGATATCGTCTTCGCCCTGAATGGGAAATATCTGGAGGCGGCCTTTTCTTCCCAGGCTTCAGCGGTAATCGTCGGACAAGAAGTAACCAAAGCGCCCAAGCCTGTTATTCGAACTAATAATCCGAGGTTGGCTTTTGCTAAGGTTCTGGAGCTGTTCGCCCCGGTGGTGCGGATAAGGCCGGGTGTCCATCCCACGGCCATTCTGGGAGAAGGCGTAAATATAGGGGAAGGTGCGGCTATTGGCGCCTGTGTAACGGTGGGTGATAAGGTTAGTATTGGAAATGGGGTCGTTATCTATCCCCAGAGTTATGTAGGAGATGAAGTTATTATCGGAGCGGGAAGTATTATCTATCCCAGGGTGACGTTGGGACAAAGGGTGCGATTAGGCCAAAGGGTGATTATTCACAGCGGAGCGGTTATTGGAAGTGATGGTTTCGGCTATCTGGAGGTAGATGGCCGGCATCAAAAAATCCCTCAGAATGGGACAGTGGTCATTCACGATGATGTGGAAATCGGGGCCAATGTAACCATAGATCGAGCTACTACCGGCGCGACCTCCATCGGCCGCGGCACAAAGATAGATAATTTAGTTCAAATAGCTCATAATGTGACGATTGGGGAGGATTGTCTGGTGGTCGCCCAGACAGGCATTTCCGGAAGTGTCAAGATAGGCGACCACGTTACCCTGGCCGGTCAGGTAGGCGTAGCCGGTCATCTGTCTATTGGCTCCGGAGCGGTTATTGCCGCTAAAAGCGGAGTAACAAAAGATATTGAAGCCCATCAGTATATCTCCGGCTTTCCGGCTAAACCCCACGAAGAGGAAAAGCGAATCAAAGCCGCCATACCTCGATTGCCGCAGCTTCTCAAAAGGGTCAAAGAATTGGAGCGAAAATTGGGGTCCGCTAACTCGTAACTGTCTCCTGGCGTCCCCAAGGGGATTTGAACCCCTGCTACCACCTTGAAAGAGTGGTGACCTAACCACTAGTCGATGGGGACGTGATTCTAACTTATCACAACAGCCACAAATTGTCAAGGGAAAAGTCCTATGAGTCGATATTTTGTCAATCAATTAACCCCAGGCTCAAAGGTCAACGAGGTCTTTCTCCTCTGTAGCACCCAGTTAAAGGACTATGCTAAAGGTCGATTTCTCTCTTTGGAGCTGGGAGATCGAACCGGTCAGATTGGGGCGGTTATGTGGGACGGAGCTGAACAAGCCTATCAGAGGATTGAAGTGGGCGATCTTGTCCGGGTCAAGGGCTGGGTAGGCAGCTACAATAATAAACCCCAGGTGACGGTCGATTCAATAGATAAAGTGGCTTCAGAGAATATGTCTGATTGGTCGGACTTTTTGCCTGAAACCTCGAAAGATAAAGAAACTATGTTAGCCGGTATAAGGGAAATAATAAACAGTATTAAGACTCCCTATTTAAATAAACTTCTCAGGCTCTTCTTCGAAGACGCCCATTTTCTGAAGCAATTTAAAGAAATCCCGGCAGCCAAAAAATGGCATCACTCTTATCGGGGGGGACTTCTGGAGCATACCCTCACCGTAGTAATTCTCTGCGACCGGATTGCTGATCTATATCCTCTGGATAAAGATATCCTTCTGGCCGGGGCAATTCTTCATGATATCGGTAAGATAGAAGAATTCTCTACGGGCGCTGTTACTGACTACTCAGATGAAGGGAGATTGATCGGGCATACCATCCTGGGCGATGAGATGGTGAGAGGAAAAATAGACCAGATTCCTGATTTCCCCTCTGAACCGGCCCTCAGGCTGCGGCATATGCTTATTAGCCATCACGGAGAATATGAATTTCAGGCGCCCAAGAAACCAAAGACCCCGGAGGCGTGTCTGCTCCATTTTGCTGACAACCTTGATGCCCACGTAACCGGATTCCTGCAAGAAATAGATAAGGCCAGGGCTGATGGAAGATCCTGGACAGACTATGTTAAGGTGGTCGAAAGATATCTCTACGTTGGTTCTAAAAAAAAAGATTTGAGATAGAGATAGAGATTTGAGATGGAGTTGCTTGTTTCTCTATCTCCTGGAAGAAACCAATGATCCGGATAGAAAATCTAAGTAAAAGCTACAATGGCCAATTAGCGGTAAATAACATCTCCTTTGAAGTCAAGACTGGTGAAGTCCTTGGCTTCCTTGGCCCTAACGGCGCGGGGAAGACCACTACTATGAAGATCATCACCTGTTTTATGCCCCCTACTTCAGGGGAGGTGTATGTGGATGATCTGAATATTTGTGACCATTCTCTGGAAATAAGGAAAAAGATAGGTTATCTGCCGGAACATACCGCCCTCTACCAGGACATGAACGTGATTGATTATCTGGCTTATGTGGCCGAGTTAAGAGAAATCCCGGCAGGTAAGAGGCGGGGACGAATACGGGAGATGGTCGACCTCTGCGGGCTTTCCGAGGTGCGTCCCAAGAATATCGGGGAGCTTTCCAAGGGATTCAGACAGCGGGTGGCTTTGGCCCAGGCAATGATCCACGACCCGGACATCCTCATCCTTGATGAGCCTACCATTGGGCTTGACCCCAACCAGATTGTTGAAATTCGAGGGCTAATCAAGCAGCTCGGCCGGGAAAAGACGGTTATCCTCTCTACCCATATCCTTTCCGAGGTTCAAGCCGTATGCAGCCGGGTGATTATCATCAACAAGGGCAGTCTGGTGGCGGATGGAACGCCAACTGAGTTGACGGGTAACCTTCAGGGAGAGGAGACGGTCTATTTGGAATTAAAAGGGACCTCGCCGGATTTCAGACCGGCCCTGGAAGGCCTGTCAGGAGTCGATGAAATTGTTGAAGAAATGCCTTTGGATGGCCGAACCGTTTACCGAATTGAATCAAAAAAGGAAGACCTCAGGGAAGAGCTTTTCCATTTAGCTGTCCGGCAGGGTTGGACCATCCTGGAACTCAGACGGGAACAGACCAGCTTAGAGGATGTCTTTAGGGAGTTAACAAAATAGGTGGAGATGGAACTTATGCCTCTATGACCAACAGACAGTAAAGAACGCTTAATGAGATCTTCGAAAAACCAACCCGGGCGGATATCGAATGGAATGCAGTCAAATCGCTACTGTCTGCTTGTAAGGCGAGTATTCGGGAGGGCAGAGGCTCGCGCCTTCGCATAGTCCTAAATAACCAGGTTCTGAACTTACACACGCCACACCCCCAGAAAGAACTAAAGAAATATGCGGTGGAACTCGTCAGAGAATTCCTGGTAAGGGTAGGAGTGCAACGGTGAATAACATTTTAAAATACAAAGGCTATACAGGAAGCGTCAGCTTTGATGCCGAGGATAAGATTTTTCATGGTCGAGTCATAGGGACTACAGACGTAATCGGGTTTGAAGGCGCATCTGTGGATGAACTTGAAAGCGACTTTCACGAAGCGGTAGATGATTATTTGGAAACCTGCCGTGAGATTGGCAAAGAGCCTGAAA
This genomic window contains:
- a CDS encoding HD domain-containing protein yields the protein MSRYFVNQLTPGSKVNEVFLLCSTQLKDYAKGRFLSLELGDRTGQIGAVMWDGAEQAYQRIEVGDLVRVKGWVGSYNNKPQVTVDSIDKVASENMSDWSDFLPETSKDKETMLAGIREIINSIKTPYLNKLLRLFFEDAHFLKQFKEIPAAKKWHHSYRGGLLEHTLTVVILCDRIADLYPLDKDILLAGAILHDIGKIEEFSTGAVTDYSDEGRLIGHTILGDEMVRGKIDQIPDFPSEPALRLRHMLISHHGEYEFQAPKKPKTPEACLLHFADNLDAHVTGFLQEIDKARADGRSWTDYVKVVERYLYVGSKKKDLR
- a CDS encoding type II toxin-antitoxin system HicB family antitoxin, with protein sequence MLKYKGYTGSVSFDAEDKIFHGRVIGTTDVIGFEGASVDELESDFHEAVDDYLETCREIGKEPEKPFSGRLVLRIPSELHCAIVLEAKRRKKSINDWIAEVCKRMVEVN
- a CDS encoding OmpH family outer membrane protein, producing MSKRYLIIGALSGLMIFTVGAVSAEPAVKIAFVDVSRAFDEYPATQEATKNLNEELAGRKSTIEVKQAEIADLKEKLLAGLLLSDAEKERRRGEIERKTEKLKQYFEESQKYLSEKEQGLTKRLMSKVYETIKEVAEVKKIDIVLDKSAPSFVYGKKELDITEEVISLLKKKESGEGKVKK
- a CDS encoding ATP-binding cassette domain-containing protein translates to MIRIENLSKSYNGQLAVNNISFEVKTGEVLGFLGPNGAGKTTTMKIITCFMPPTSGEVYVDDLNICDHSLEIRKKIGYLPEHTALYQDMNVIDYLAYVAELREIPAGKRRGRIREMVDLCGLSEVRPKNIGELSKGFRQRVALAQAMIHDPDILILDEPTIGLDPNQIVEIRGLIKQLGREKTVILSTHILSEVQAVCSRVIIINKGSLVADGTPTELTGNLQGEETVYLELKGTSPDFRPALEGLSGVDEIVEEMPLDGRTVYRIESKKEDLREELFHLAVRQGWTILELRREQTSLEDVFRELTK
- the lpxD gene encoding UDP-3-O-(3-hydroxymyristoyl)glucosamine N-acyltransferase, with amino-acid sequence MSKSLGEIAAAVGGKVVGASDISILGVATIEDAKPGDIVFALNGKYLEAAFSSQASAVIVGQEVTKAPKPVIRTNNPRLAFAKVLELFAPVVRIRPGVHPTAILGEGVNIGEGAAIGACVTVGDKVSIGNGVVIYPQSYVGDEVIIGAGSIIYPRVTLGQRVRLGQRVIIHSGAVIGSDGFGYLEVDGRHQKIPQNGTVVIHDDVEIGANVTIDRATTGATSIGRGTKIDNLVQIAHNVTIGEDCLVVAQTGISGSVKIGDHVTLAGQVGVAGHLSIGSGAVIAAKSGVTKDIEAHQYISGFPAKPHEEEKRIKAAIPRLPQLLKRVKELERKLGSANS